A genome region from Sphingomonas sp. BGYR3 includes the following:
- a CDS encoding (2Fe-2S)-binding protein gives MTRFTVNNQPVEYRLDPATPLLWALRDASNLTGTKYGCGTGHCGACTVDIDGDARRSCQVPIGSIEGAFVTTIEGLSRNRSHPVQQALLASNALHCGYCAPGIVMAAAALIRTRPDPSDEEIVEALAHLCPCGSYPRIVPAIQQAARIARGDETIEPFGTVPTGDAS, from the coding sequence ATGACCCGCTTTACCGTCAATAATCAGCCTGTTGAATATCGGCTGGACCCCGCCACGCCCCTGCTTTGGGCGCTGCGCGATGCATCCAACCTGACGGGTACGAAATATGGCTGCGGCACCGGGCATTGCGGCGCGTGCACCGTGGATATCGACGGCGATGCGCGGCGATCCTGTCAGGTGCCGATCGGCAGTATCGAAGGGGCGTTCGTCACGACGATCGAAGGGCTGTCGCGCAACCGCAGCCATCCGGTGCAACAGGCATTGCTGGCGTCCAACGCGCTGCACTGCGGATATTGCGCGCCGGGCATCGTCATGGCGGCGGCAGCGCTGATCCGTACCCGCCCAGACCCGTCGGATGAGGAGATTGTCGAGGCACTGGCCCATCTGTGCCCCTGTGGCAGCTATCCGCGCATCGTCCCCGCCATCCAGCAGGCAGCGCGGATCGCGCGCGGTGACGAGACGATCGAACCGTTCGGTACGGTGCCGACGGGCGATGCTTCCTGA
- a CDS encoding class II aldolase/adducin family protein yields the protein MATALDIKSRISDAEWQARQQLAACYRVFDMLGWSEMIYNHITLKVPGEDTAFLINPFGLHFSEVTASRLVKIDIDGNTLDGSPYPVNRAGFTQHSVFHRNLPDAHCIIHTHTTATMAVCASRAGLRPTNFYACSLIGQIAYHDFEGVTVRPDEGERLLASLGDKRVMLLRNHGPVVMGRTLPEAFLTYWSLQRACEIQLAAGSLGEAIEVPDAVIAVHQRDLSMVQAPGGTGAADFAAMVRLVDRIDRSWRD from the coding sequence ATGGCAACGGCGCTGGATATCAAATCTCGGATCAGCGATGCCGAATGGCAGGCGCGGCAACAGCTGGCCGCGTGTTATCGGGTTTTCGACATGCTCGGCTGGTCGGAAATGATCTACAACCACATCACGCTGAAAGTGCCGGGCGAGGATACCGCATTCCTGATCAATCCCTTTGGCCTGCACTTCAGCGAGGTGACGGCATCGAGGCTGGTCAAGATCGACATTGACGGCAACACGCTGGATGGCAGCCCCTATCCGGTCAACCGGGCGGGCTTTACCCAGCATTCGGTGTTCCACCGCAACCTGCCCGACGCGCATTGCATCATCCATACGCATACCACGGCAACCATGGCCGTCTGCGCCTCTAGAGCCGGGCTGCGCCCGACCAATTTCTATGCCTGTTCGCTGATCGGACAGATCGCCTATCATGATTTCGAAGGGGTGACGGTGCGCCCGGACGAGGGCGAGCGCCTGCTGGCGAGCCTGGGCGACAAGCGGGTGATGCTGCTGCGCAATCACGGCCCGGTGGTCATGGGACGCACCCTGCCCGAGGCGTTCCTGACATACTGGTCATTGCAGCGCGCCTGCGAGATTCAGCTGGCGGCGGGATCGCTGGGCGAGGCGATCGAGGTGCCGGACGCCGTCATTGCCGTCCACCAGCGCGACCTGAGCATGGTTCAGGCGCCCGGCGGCACCGGCGCGGCGGACTTTGCCGCCATGGTGCGCCTGGTCGACCGGATCGACCGGAGCTGGCGCGACTGA
- a CDS encoding enoyl-CoA hydratase-related protein translates to MLINERDGAVLVLTLNRPDRLNAAPPELFDTLRQALADCGDARAVLIRGAGRAFCSGADVAGAAMAGGDAGEATHRALANHYHPTMAAIAELPVPVVSAVRGAAAGIGCSLALAADFCVASDTAYFLQAFVNIGLVPDGGASWMLPRQIGRARALEMMMLGERIAADKALDWGMIHTVVADDQLDEAALALAHRLAAGPTAALGLIRRGVQASLEQDYAGALAREAADQRTARGTFDALEGGAAFLQKRKPSFRGN, encoded by the coding sequence ATGCTGATCAACGAACGCGACGGGGCCGTGCTGGTGCTGACGCTCAACCGGCCGGACCGGCTCAATGCCGCTCCGCCCGAGTTGTTCGATACCTTGCGTCAGGCACTGGCCGACTGCGGCGATGCGCGTGCCGTCCTGATCCGGGGGGCGGGGCGGGCCTTTTGCTCCGGCGCGGATGTGGCCGGTGCGGCGATGGCTGGCGGTGATGCGGGCGAGGCGACGCATCGCGCGCTGGCCAATCATTATCATCCCACGATGGCCGCCATCGCCGAATTGCCCGTGCCTGTGGTCAGTGCCGTTCGCGGCGCCGCTGCCGGGATCGGGTGCAGCCTTGCCCTCGCCGCTGACTTCTGCGTGGCCAGCGACACCGCCTATTTCCTGCAGGCGTTCGTCAATATCGGACTGGTGCCCGATGGCGGCGCAAGCTGGATGTTGCCGCGCCAGATCGGCCGCGCCCGTGCGCTGGAAATGATGATGCTGGGCGAACGGATTGCGGCGGACAAGGCGCTGGACTGGGGGATGATCCACACGGTCGTCGCGGATGACCAGCTGGACGAAGCTGCCCTGGCGCTGGCGCATCGGCTGGCCGCCGGGCCGACGGCTGCGCTCGGCCTGATCCGGCGCGGGGTTCAGGCATCGCTTGAGCAGGATTATGCCGGTGCGCTGGCCAGGGAAGCCGCGGATCAGCGCACCGCGCGCGGCACATTTGACGCGCTGGAGGGTGGGGCGGCATTTCTTCAGAAAAGAAAGCCATCCTTTCGCGGTAATTAA
- a CDS encoding response regulator translates to MVRFVYIVDDEEEVRNSLRALMGTRPNWMVTGYPTGDAFLDGIDGRDDGVVLLDIRMPGMSGIDVLRQLQPMAARFPVVMVTGSGDIRSAVEAMKLGAVEFVEKPYQPEQLFDAIELGFAALEEARAREQIRGDARALIGRLSPRERAVLDLLIDGAPNKVIADRLGLSVRTVEVHRANLMDKLEARSLSTVLRLAFHAGLVADDTL, encoded by the coding sequence ATGGTTCGTTTCGTCTACATCGTTGACGATGAAGAAGAGGTCCGCAATTCGTTGCGGGCACTGATGGGTACTCGTCCCAACTGGATGGTTACCGGTTATCCCACTGGCGATGCGTTTCTGGACGGCATCGACGGGCGCGACGACGGCGTTGTCCTGCTCGATATACGGATGCCCGGAATGTCGGGTATCGATGTCCTGCGACAATTGCAGCCGATGGCCGCACGCTTTCCCGTCGTCATGGTAACCGGTTCGGGCGACATCCGCTCCGCGGTCGAGGCGATGAAACTGGGCGCTGTCGAATTTGTCGAAAAGCCGTATCAGCCGGAGCAGCTGTTCGACGCGATCGAGCTTGGCTTTGCCGCGCTGGAGGAAGCGCGCGCGCGTGAGCAGATCCGCGGCGATGCCCGTGCGCTGATCGGCCGGCTGTCCCCGCGCGAGCGTGCCGTGCTCGACCTCTTGATCGATGGCGCGCCGAACAAGGTGATTGCCGACCGCCTGGGCCTCAGTGTCCGGACGGTCGAGGTGCACCGGGCCAACCTGATGGACAAGCTGGAGGCGCGTTCGCTTTCCACCGTCCTTCGTCTTGCCTTTCATGCGGGTCTGGTCGCCGACGACACCCTTTGA
- a CDS encoding DMT family protein has protein sequence MSIPPRILTIALLIASNVFMTFAWYGHLKYKQVPILIVILVSWLIALPEYFLAVPANRIGSAVYSTAQLKGIQEVISLSVFALFSILYLGERITANHLIGFSLIAAGAFFLFRGAGN, from the coding sequence ATGTCCATCCCGCCCCGGATCCTGACCATCGCGCTGCTGATCGCATCGAACGTCTTCATGACCTTCGCGTGGTACGGCCATCTGAAGTACAAGCAGGTGCCGATCCTGATCGTCATCCTGGTCAGCTGGCTGATCGCGCTGCCCGAATATTTCCTGGCGGTGCCGGCCAATCGGATCGGTTCCGCCGTCTATTCCACCGCACAGCTCAAGGGCATTCAGGAAGTGATTTCGCTCAGCGTCTTTGCGCTGTTTTCGATCCTGTATCTTGGCGAACGGATCACGGCCAACCACCTGATCGGCTTTTCGCTGATCGCTGCCGGAGCGTTCTTTCTGTTTCGCGGCGCCGGCAACTGA
- a CDS encoding potassium channel family protein — protein MRRASRMPVWLSIAWRVAGVIGMVGLAIAVHWFDRAGLRDNYDGQISFLDVVYFTMISITTTGYGDIAPVTTQARMFDALIVTPIRVFIVLLFIGTTYDFVIRRTWEKWRMARLQRTLTGHIVVAGYGTTGTEAICELIARGHDAGRIVVIDSDADALAAAEAMGCIVLPGDATRDQTLMDARIADACSMIVSAGRDDTSILITLTARHLAPELPISVIVKAEDNELPARAAGATTVINPVSFAGLLLAGSCQGGHVAEYLLDLASVSGKVALAERPARADEVGKPLSAITTGLGLRLYRDGAPHGFFEDAAARIEPGDIIVEIVRP, from the coding sequence ATGCGACGTGCATCCCGGATGCCGGTATGGCTGTCGATCGCATGGCGGGTGGCAGGCGTGATCGGGATGGTAGGCCTGGCCATTGCCGTCCACTGGTTCGATCGCGCCGGGCTGCGCGACAATTATGACGGCCAGATCAGTTTCCTGGACGTCGTCTATTTCACGATGATCTCGATCACCACCACGGGCTATGGCGACATCGCCCCGGTGACGACACAGGCGCGGATGTTCGATGCACTGATCGTGACGCCGATCCGGGTGTTCATCGTGCTGCTGTTCATCGGCACCACCTATGATTTCGTGATCCGCCGCACATGGGAGAAATGGCGCATGGCGCGACTGCAACGGACCCTGACCGGGCATATCGTCGTCGCCGGATATGGCACGACCGGAACCGAAGCGATCTGCGAGTTGATCGCGCGGGGCCACGACGCGGGCCGGATCGTGGTGATCGACAGCGATGCCGATGCGCTGGCCGCCGCAGAGGCGATGGGCTGCATCGTCCTGCCCGGTGATGCGACCCGCGATCAGACGTTGATGGACGCCCGCATTGCGGATGCCTGTTCGATGATCGTGTCGGCAGGACGCGACGACACATCGATCCTGATTACCCTGACGGCTCGCCACCTTGCGCCGGAATTGCCAATCAGCGTGATCGTGAAGGCAGAGGACAATGAACTGCCTGCGCGTGCCGCCGGGGCAACGACGGTCATCAATCCAGTCAGCTTTGCCGGACTGTTGCTGGCCGGATCGTGCCAGGGCGGCCATGTGGCGGAATATCTGCTCGACCTGGCATCGGTCAGCGGAAAGGTGGCGCTGGCCGAACGTCCGGCACGGGCGGACGAGGTTGGAAAGCCGCTGTCGGCGATCACCACCGGCCTTGGCCTGCGGCTGTACCGCGACGGTGCGCCCCATGGCTTTTTCGAGGATGCAGCCGCCCGGATCGAACCCGGCGACATCATCGTGGAAATCGTCCGGCCGTAA
- a CDS encoding M23 family metallopeptidase, whose product MDRGIWITVLLPLLATTAGCIPRQAYRPPAPQVSGPIDPAPLPEPGFERQDADVVALPTATPAWEARPVVADARTVAGSRYTVAPGDTLRSIAVKTGAGSEAIARANGLSQPYTIRRGQTLTIPAGRYHRVKAGETGIAIARAYGVPWRDVLAANALEPPYLLRVDQRILIPDAATPITAPLPARVPAPAGTPASVRRQAAFELDIDSLVTGGEPALGPAEKPAAATASSARILPPSAAVADTARFNGRFDWPVEAGAIVKRFGPGASGERLDGVKIGVPAGTPIRATADGVVAYTGTSVATLGGIIMVKHGSEWTSVYGHASRLSVQRGQAVKRGQIIGYTGSTGQADRPQLHFELRKGRDPVDPAKQLPSRK is encoded by the coding sequence ATGGATCGGGGCATCTGGATTACCGTGCTGTTGCCATTGCTGGCGACGACGGCGGGCTGCATCCCGCGCCAGGCATACCGGCCCCCAGCCCCGCAAGTCAGCGGGCCAATCGACCCCGCGCCCCTGCCCGAACCCGGTTTCGAACGGCAGGATGCGGATGTCGTCGCCCTGCCAACCGCAACACCGGCATGGGAAGCACGGCCGGTCGTCGCCGATGCGCGCACGGTGGCCGGATCGCGATACACCGTTGCCCCGGGCGATACATTGCGCTCGATCGCGGTAAAAACCGGTGCGGGGTCAGAGGCGATTGCGCGCGCCAACGGCCTGAGCCAGCCCTATACCATCCGTCGCGGCCAGACGCTGACCATTCCCGCGGGCCGATATCACCGGGTCAAGGCTGGCGAGACCGGCATCGCCATCGCGCGCGCCTATGGCGTGCCGTGGCGCGACGTTCTGGCCGCCAATGCGCTGGAGCCGCCCTATCTGCTGCGCGTCGATCAGCGCATCCTGATCCCGGATGCAGCGACGCCTATTACCGCCCCGCTGCCCGCTCGCGTGCCCGCGCCGGCGGGTACCCCGGCTTCAGTGCGGCGACAGGCGGCGTTCGAACTCGATATCGACTCCCTCGTCACCGGGGGTGAGCCAGCCCTTGGCCCGGCCGAAAAGCCAGCCGCGGCGACGGCATCGTCCGCTCGCATCCTGCCACCGTCGGCGGCCGTCGCGGACACCGCCCGGTTCAATGGCCGATTCGACTGGCCGGTCGAAGCGGGCGCCATCGTCAAGCGGTTCGGCCCCGGCGCATCTGGCGAGCGGCTTGATGGCGTCAAGATCGGCGTTCCGGCCGGCACCCCGATTCGGGCGACCGCAGACGGCGTCGTTGCCTATACGGGCACGTCGGTCGCCACGCTGGGCGGCATCATCATGGTCAAGCACGGGTCCGAATGGACCAGCGTCTATGGCCATGCCAGCCGGTTGTCCGTGCAGCGGGGCCAGGCTGTGAAACGCGGCCAGATCATCGGATATACCGGCAGCACCGGTCAGGCCGACCGGCCGCAGCTTCATTTCGAATTGCGCAAGGGCCGCGATCCGGTCGACCCCGCCAAGCAACTGCCGTCCCGCAAATGA
- the surE gene encoding 5'/3'-nucleotidase SurE, which yields MRILLTNDDGYHAPGLSVLEEIAATLSDDVWVVAPADEQSGAGHSLTLTRPLRVRRFGERRYAVSGTPTDAVMMAIAKLMKDSPPDLILSGVNRGANLGEDVTYSGTVSAAMEGALAGIRSIALSQVYAREAMGDAVPFDAARAWGERVLRPIIAAPWTPRTLVNINFPALPATDVRGVRVVEQGFRDYGRLNIVTNRDPRGYEYHWFGLGAVPSTPAHHTDLEAVADGYVAVTPLHLDLTHRESMAMLAQALR from the coding sequence ATGCGCATCCTGCTGACCAATGACGATGGCTATCATGCCCCCGGCCTGTCGGTGCTGGAGGAGATTGCGGCCACCCTGTCCGACGACGTCTGGGTGGTGGCACCGGCCGACGAGCAATCCGGTGCGGGCCATTCGCTGACGCTCACCCGGCCGCTTCGGGTGCGCCGGTTCGGCGAGCGGCGCTATGCGGTCAGCGGGACGCCGACCGATGCCGTGATGATGGCGATTGCCAAGCTGATGAAGGATAGTCCGCCTGACCTGATCCTGTCCGGGGTCAATCGCGGTGCCAATCTGGGCGAGGACGTGACCTATTCGGGCACCGTGTCGGCGGCGATGGAGGGCGCGCTGGCCGGCATCCGGTCGATCGCGCTGAGCCAGGTCTATGCGCGAGAGGCGATGGGCGATGCCGTGCCGTTCGATGCGGCCAGGGCATGGGGCGAGCGCGTGCTGCGTCCCATTATCGCCGCACCATGGACGCCGCGCACGCTGGTCAACATCAACTTTCCCGCACTGCCCGCCACCGATGTGCGCGGCGTGCGCGTCGTCGAGCAGGGGTTTCGCGACTATGGCCGGTTGAACATCGTCACCAACCGCGATCCGCGCGGATATGAATATCACTGGTTCGGGCTGGGCGCGGTGCCGAGCACGCCGGCGCACCATACCGACCTTGAGGCGGTGGCCGATGGCTATGTTGCTGTAACGCCGCTGCATTTGGACCTGACGCACCGGGAATCCATGGCTATGCTGGCACAGGCTTTGCGCTGA
- the serS gene encoding serine--tRNA ligase has product MHDLRLIRENPAAFDAALTRRGAEPRSAEILALDERRRALTTELQTVQSRRNEASKLIGAAMAKGDPAGAEALKAEVAALKDRMPQLEGEERRSGETLDALLAAIPNLPADDVPEGADETGNVEQKRWGNPPSFDFTPREHADLGPALGMDFEGGAAISGARFTVLRGAMARLHRALGQFMLDHQTTVHGYQEMAPPLLVRDHAAFGTGQLPKFEEDLFKTTDGRYLIPTAEVSLTNLVREQILAADALPLRFTALTPCFRSEAGAAGRDTRGFIRQHQFEKVELVAIAAPDQSEAEHERMVAAAESVLEALALPYRRMLLCTGDMGFGARKTWDLEVWLPGQGAYREISSVSNCGDFQARRMNARYRPEGEKATRFVHTLNGSGLAVGRTLVAVIENYQNADGSVTVPEALRPYMAGIERLGPAS; this is encoded by the coding sequence ATGCATGACCTACGCCTGATCCGCGAAAACCCTGCTGCATTCGACGCCGCGCTGACGCGGCGCGGGGCAGAACCGCGCTCCGCCGAAATCCTGGCCCTGGACGAGCGCCGCCGCGCGCTGACCACGGAATTGCAGACGGTTCAGTCGCGCCGGAACGAGGCGTCCAAGCTGATCGGCGCGGCGATGGCAAAGGGCGATCCCGCCGGTGCCGAAGCGCTGAAGGCCGAGGTCGCGGCGCTGAAGGACCGGATGCCTCAGCTGGAGGGCGAGGAACGCCGGTCCGGCGAAACGCTGGACGCGCTGCTGGCCGCCATCCCCAACCTGCCCGCCGACGATGTGCCGGAGGGTGCGGACGAAACCGGAAATGTCGAGCAGAAGCGTTGGGGCAACCCGCCGTCGTTCGACTTTACGCCGCGTGAGCACGCCGATCTGGGGCCGGCGCTGGGCATGGATTTTGAAGGGGGTGCGGCGATCAGCGGTGCGCGCTTTACGGTCCTGCGCGGCGCCATGGCGCGGCTGCACCGGGCGCTGGGCCAGTTCATGCTGGATCATCAGACCACCGTGCACGGCTATCAGGAGATGGCCCCGCCGCTGCTGGTGCGCGATCATGCCGCCTTTGGCACCGGTCAGTTGCCGAAGTTCGAGGAGGATTTGTTCAAGACGACCGATGGCCGCTACCTGATCCCAACGGCCGAGGTCAGCCTGACCAACCTTGTCCGCGAACAGATCCTGGCCGCCGATGCCCTGCCGCTGCGGTTCACCGCGCTGACCCCCTGTTTCCGGTCTGAAGCCGGAGCGGCGGGGCGCGATACGCGCGGCTTCATCCGTCAGCATCAGTTCGAGAAGGTCGAACTGGTCGCCATCGCCGCGCCGGACCAGTCCGAGGCGGAGCATGAGCGGATGGTCGCGGCAGCAGAAAGCGTGCTGGAGGCGCTGGCCCTGCCCTATCGCCGGATGCTGCTGTGCACGGGCGACATGGGCTTTGGCGCGCGCAAGACGTGGGACCTGGAGGTATGGTTGCCCGGACAGGGCGCGTATCGCGAGATTTCCAGCGTATCGAACTGCGGCGATTTCCAGGCGCGCCGGATGAACGCGCGCTATCGGCCGGAGGGGGAGAAGGCGACACGGTTCGTCCATACCCTCAACGGTTCAGGCCTGGCGGTCGGGCGCACGCTGGTTGCGGTGATCGAGAATTACCAGAACGCCGATGGCAGCGTGACCGTGCCCGAAGCACTGCGGCCCTATATGGCGGGGATCGAGCGGCTGGGCCCAGCCAGCTGA
- the dksA gene encoding RNA polymerase-binding protein DksA: protein MATVLGDAGGPEGVPLAANDGIDDGYRPSPDEPFMNERQQAYFRRKLLAWKEAIHREAQGTLSTLQSEPLREADLTDRASSETDWSIELRTRDRQRKLISKIDAALRRLDDGEYGYCEVTGEPISLGRLEARPIATMTVEAQERHERNEKISRDE from the coding sequence ATGGCGACTGTGTTGGGCGACGCGGGCGGGCCGGAGGGTGTACCCCTAGCAGCGAATGACGGCATCGATGACGGCTATCGGCCGTCACCGGACGAACCGTTCATGAACGAGCGGCAACAGGCCTATTTCCGGCGCAAGCTGCTGGCCTGGAAGGAAGCCATTCATCGGGAAGCGCAAGGCACGCTCTCGACCCTTCAGTCCGAACCGCTCCGCGAAGCTGACCTGACCGACCGCGCTTCCAGCGAAACGGACTGGTCTATCGAATTGCGGACCCGAGATCGCCAGCGCAAATTGATTTCAAAGATCGATGCGGCGCTCCGGCGACTGGACGATGGCGAATATGGCTATTGCGAAGTCACGGGCGAGCCGATCTCGCTCGGCCGACTGGAGGCGCGTCCCATCGCCACGATGACGGTCGAGGCGCAGGAACGGCACGAGCGGAACGAGAAGATTTCGCGGGACGAATGA
- a CDS encoding PilZ domain-containing protein produces MERQSFDNGNGKAAMSAGQRNATRDSLLLTARLKPEGRPEEQVRIRNLSAGGLMAEYPAMAPVGTPVQVEIRGIGWIKGSVAWATDGRLGIAFDNKVDPLSARKPVGGQARAGTKPKPKPLIPFG; encoded by the coding sequence ATGGAACGGCAATCGTTCGACAATGGCAATGGCAAGGCGGCGATGTCGGCCGGGCAACGCAATGCCACGCGCGACAGCCTGTTGCTGACGGCCAGACTGAAGCCGGAAGGCCGTCCGGAGGAACAGGTGCGCATCCGCAACCTGTCCGCCGGCGGGCTGATGGCGGAATACCCTGCGATGGCGCCCGTCGGTACACCCGTACAGGTCGAAATCCGTGGTATCGGCTGGATCAAGGGCTCTGTCGCATGGGCGACCGACGGCCGGCTTGGCATCGCCTTTGATAACAAGGTCGATCCGCTTTCGGCGCGCAAGCCGGTCGGCGGCCAGGCCAGGGCCGGGACCAAGCCCAAACCGAAACCGCTGATCCCGTTCGGCTGA
- a CDS encoding DUF465 domain-containing protein: MQNAHHAALEQKHALLDRRIADEAQRPRPNTGLLADLKRRKLRVKEELEGI, from the coding sequence ATGCAGAACGCACATCACGCCGCGCTGGAGCAAAAACACGCACTGCTCGACCGCAGGATTGCTGACGAGGCACAACGACCCAGGCCGAACACCGGACTTCTCGCCGATCTTAAGCGCAGGAAATTGCGGGTGAAAGAGGAACTGGAGGGAATCTGA
- a CDS encoding DUF465 domain-containing protein, translated as MDETELTRRLEVLRIEHRDLDAAINALSEAGSSDQMQLARLKKRKLRLKDEMAIIEDWLVPDIIA; from the coding sequence ATGGACGAAACAGAGCTGACCCGGCGACTGGAAGTGCTGCGGATCGAGCACCGCGATCTGGATGCGGCCATCAACGCCCTCAGTGAAGCCGGGTCGTCCGATCAAATGCAGCTTGCCCGGCTGAAAAAGCGCAAGCTGCGGCTCAAGGACGAAATGGCGATCATCGAGGATTGGCTGGTGCCCGATATCATCGCCTGA
- a CDS encoding DUF1465 family protein, which yields MSDGQTTTAIHARLIDSLYTEAMVLADDARSYFDRYGTDDRHGLDPIDRVSFSCESLKVTTRLMHVIAWLLTQRAVLTGELPERDAMDQSRRLGSAPVTDPALLDRLPPVAAGLVSASIDLHRRVARIEQGRVDKRSPSSPARAMMDRLAASF from the coding sequence ATGAGCGATGGTCAAACGACGACGGCAATTCACGCCCGGCTGATCGACAGCCTGTATACCGAGGCGATGGTTCTGGCCGACGACGCGCGCAGTTATTTCGACCGGTATGGCACCGATGACCGGCACGGGCTGGACCCGATCGACCGGGTGTCCTTTTCCTGCGAATCGTTGAAGGTGACGACCCGCCTGATGCACGTCATCGCCTGGCTGCTGACCCAGCGGGCGGTGCTGACCGGGGAGCTGCCGGAGCGGGACGCGATGGATCAGTCGCGACGGCTGGGCAGTGCGCCGGTCACCGATCCCGCGCTGCTCGATCGCCTGCCCCCCGTTGCCGCTGGCCTGGTGTCCGCCAGCATCGACCTGCACCGCCGTGTCGCCCGGATCGAGCAGGGGCGCGTCGACAAGCGTTCGCCATCCAGCCCCGCCCGCGCGATGATGGACCGGCTGGCCGCGTCGTTCTAG
- a CDS encoding MaoC family dehydratase, with the protein MAGRYFDEWNIGDRIEHPIRRTVTETDNLLFSTMTHNPQPLHIDAEAARASEFGQILVNGTFTFALMIGVTVGETTLGTLIANLGYDEVRMPKPVFIGDTLRAVSEVTALRPSASRPGQGIVTWRHELWNQRDEIVCHCLRSALLRSRTPGA; encoded by the coding sequence ATGGCCGGACGCTATTTCGACGAATGGAACATCGGGGACCGGATCGAACATCCGATCCGCCGCACGGTTACCGAAACCGACAATCTGTTGTTTTCGACGATGACCCATAACCCGCAGCCGCTGCACATCGATGCAGAAGCGGCGCGGGCCAGCGAGTTCGGCCAGATCCTGGTCAACGGCACCTTCACCTTTGCCCTGATGATCGGCGTGACGGTGGGGGAAACCACGCTGGGCACCCTGATCGCCAATCTGGGCTATGATGAGGTGCGGATGCCAAAGCCGGTGTTCATCGGCGACACGCTGCGCGCGGTCAGCGAGGTGACGGCATTGCGGCCCAGCGCGTCGCGCCCCGGCCAGGGCATCGTCACATGGCGCCACGAACTCTGGAATCAGCGCGATGAGATCGTCTGCCACTGCCTGCGCAGCGCCCTGCTGCGCAGCCGGACGCCCGGCGCCTAG